In one window of Lynx canadensis isolate LIC74 chromosome B3, mLynCan4.pri.v2, whole genome shotgun sequence DNA:
- the RNASE6 gene encoding ribonuclease K6, translating into MRLDLLGRFPLLLLLLALWGPVRPLCAWRQFLTRAQWFEIQHVRSSPVSCNTEMNGVNNYTQNCKVHNTFLHDSFKNVSDTCLLSNVTCKNGMNNCHQSPQRVNMTDCTLTSGKYPNCKYKDTPLYKFFIIACDPPQQGDPPYRWVPVHLDKVI; encoded by the coding sequence ATGAGACTGGATCTTCTGGGACgctttcctctcctcctgctgctgctggcttTATGGGGGCCAGTGCGTCCACTTTGTGCTTGGCGTCAATTCCTCACCAGGGCCCAGTGGTTTGAAATTCAGCACGTAAGGTCAAGCCCTGTCAGCTGCAACACGGAAATGAATGGTGTCAATAATTATACTCAGAACTGTAAGGTTCACAACACCTTTCTGCATGACTCCTTCAAGAACGTGTCTGATACCTGTCTTTTGTCCAACGTGACCTGCAAAAATGGGATGAATAACTGCCACCAGAGTCCACAGCGTGTTAATATGACTGACTGCACACTCACTTCAGGGAAGTATCCCAACTGCAAGTACAAAGATACTCCCCTGTACAAATTCTTCATTATTGCCTGTGATCCCCCTCAGCAGGGCGACCCTCCCTATCGGTGGGTTCCTGTACACTTAGATAAGGTTATTTGA